One Caballeronia sp. NK8 DNA window includes the following coding sequences:
- a CDS encoding PRTRC system protein D has product MKTHASVLAVDVGYGNTKVAVRNGSEVSTFMFPSLTPDYQARTMTKQSNGVLRAIRTVGIEVNGKQYEVGPEVPLTSRNGDPGRTLVGNYCTTDSYEALLGGAFHFANVSSVDRLVLGLPVQTFQQHAEALRSKFSGTLQFGDEEVCVGNLMVLPQPLGALVHFSQHPDFNPSQRNMIIDVGYYTTDWVVAKGLTMEERRSGGHQSGASHFFQKMAELIGAATKESALAIEEIDEAVREGAPYYVFNEEINLEHYAAQAQSVPEAAVNAIGNSVGSTNDIRCIFLTGGGAALYEPAIRAFFPRNRIDVMKNACFSNVRGFFAAGEATQMRERDKKRKEAMTA; this is encoded by the coding sequence ATGAAAACGCATGCATCCGTCCTAGCCGTCGACGTCGGATATGGAAACACTAAGGTCGCTGTCCGAAACGGCTCGGAAGTATCCACGTTCATGTTCCCGTCGCTGACTCCGGACTATCAGGCCCGAACCATGACCAAGCAAAGCAACGGCGTGTTGAGGGCAATCAGGACCGTTGGAATCGAAGTGAACGGCAAGCAGTACGAGGTGGGACCGGAAGTGCCGCTGACCTCTCGCAACGGCGACCCTGGGCGCACCCTTGTCGGTAACTACTGCACTACGGATAGCTATGAAGCACTCCTCGGTGGAGCGTTCCACTTCGCCAACGTGTCGTCGGTCGACAGGCTTGTGCTCGGACTGCCCGTTCAGACATTTCAACAACACGCCGAGGCGTTGCGCAGTAAGTTTTCGGGAACTCTGCAGTTCGGCGATGAGGAAGTTTGCGTCGGAAATTTGATGGTGCTGCCGCAACCGTTGGGCGCTCTGGTTCACTTCTCGCAACACCCCGACTTCAACCCGTCGCAGCGCAATATGATCATCGATGTCGGCTACTACACGACCGATTGGGTCGTCGCCAAGGGGCTTACGATGGAGGAGCGTCGTAGTGGCGGACACCAGAGCGGCGCATCGCACTTCTTCCAAAAGATGGCGGAGCTGATCGGTGCAGCGACAAAAGAGTCGGCCCTAGCGATTGAAGAAATCGACGAAGCCGTTCGTGAAGGTGCGCCCTACTATGTGTTCAACGAAGAGATCAACCTTGAGCACTACGCTGCACAGGCACAGTCGGTCCCGGAAGCAGCGGTCAATGCGATCGGCAACTCCGTCGGTTCCACCAACGACATCCGCTGCATTTTCCTTACCGGCGGCGGTGCGGCGCTTTACGAGCCCGCTATCCGCGCGTTCTTTCCCCGCAACCGCATCGACGTCATGAAGAACGCGTGCTTCTCGAACGTCCGTGGGTTCTTTGCGGCCGGCGAGGCCACACAGATGCGCGAGCGCGATAAGAAGCGGAAGGAGGCTATGACCGCATGA
- a CDS encoding IS30 family transposase, translating into MPNKTSYQQLQPEERLAIASLRLQDVSIRAMARMLGRSPSTVSRELTRNSSPAGYASVPAEALSAARRSAGRRPAKLCLQSVCWRVVLTLLEWKWSPQQISGTLKRMYPTDPTQHVSHETIYTAIYAQPRGELRRQLIACLRHGHSTRMSRTRGTDRRGQIPDMVSIHVRPPEIEDRLLPGHWEGDFIKGAGNQSSVGVLVERTSRLVLLAKMEDATAASALAGFSAKLNSIAAPLRQTFTYDQGKEMSRHQELSAATGVRVYFCDPHSPWQRGTCENTNGLLRQYLPKGTDLSVYTQDELDAIADSLNSRPRATHAFHSPFEVFAATLASASQSQSAKH; encoded by the coding sequence ATGCCCAACAAAACTTCGTATCAGCAGCTTCAACCTGAAGAACGCCTCGCCATTGCAAGCCTGCGACTGCAGGATGTGAGCATTCGGGCCATGGCCCGAATGCTCGGACGCTCGCCGTCCACCGTGAGCCGTGAACTGACGCGGAACAGTTCTCCTGCTGGCTACGCATCAGTGCCGGCTGAAGCGCTCAGCGCCGCCCGCCGTAGCGCGGGCCGCCGCCCCGCGAAGCTTTGCCTACAAAGCGTTTGCTGGCGGGTCGTGCTCACCCTGCTCGAATGGAAATGGTCACCCCAGCAGATATCGGGCACACTAAAGCGCATGTATCCGACCGACCCGACCCAGCACGTTTCGCACGAAACCATCTACACGGCCATCTACGCTCAGCCGCGCGGCGAATTGCGCCGCCAGTTGATTGCCTGCCTGCGCCACGGCCACAGCACCCGTATGTCCCGCACGCGCGGTACAGACCGACGCGGGCAGATTCCCGACATGGTCAGTATCCACGTGCGCCCGCCCGAAATCGAGGACCGCCTGCTGCCTGGTCATTGGGAAGGCGACTTTATCAAGGGCGCCGGAAATCAATCGTCTGTCGGCGTCTTGGTCGAACGGACCAGCCGTCTGGTGCTGCTCGCCAAGATGGAAGACGCCACCGCCGCTTCAGCGCTGGCGGGCTTCTCTGCCAAACTCAACTCGATTGCAGCACCGCTGCGACAAACCTTTACCTACGACCAGGGAAAAGAAATGTCGCGGCATCAAGAACTCTCTGCAGCCACTGGCGTGCGCGTGTACTTCTGCGACCCACATAGCCCCTGGCAGCGTGGGACCTGCGAAAACACCAACGGATTGCTCCGTCAATATTTGCCTAAGGGCACTGACCTCTCGGTCTACACTCAGGACGAGCTCGATGCCATCGCCGACAGCCTGAACAGCCGGCCGCGCGCAACCCACGCGTTCCATTCGCCATTCGAGGTCTTTGCTGCGACACTTGCCTCAGCGAGCCAATCCCAAAGCGCTAAACATTAA
- a CDS encoding single-stranded DNA-binding protein — protein MASVNKVILVGNLGADPETRYLPSGDAVANIRLATTDRYKDKASGEMKEQTEWHRVSFFGRLAEIVSEYLKKGSSVYIEGRIRTRKWTDQAGQERYSTEIVADQMQMLGGRSAGDPSSNDGFESQRPARQERSQQPRSSNPAPANREPQSTSYGGGGGFDDDDIPFRGFLTRREWAAI, from the coding sequence ATGGCATCAGTAAACAAAGTCATTCTCGTAGGCAACCTCGGGGCAGACCCTGAGACGCGCTACCTGCCTAGCGGCGATGCGGTCGCGAATATCCGACTCGCAACGACCGATCGTTACAAAGACAAAGCGTCGGGCGAAATGAAGGAGCAGACCGAGTGGCACCGAGTGTCGTTCTTCGGTCGGCTGGCAGAGATCGTGAGCGAATACCTGAAAAAGGGCTCGTCGGTTTATATCGAAGGCAGAATCCGCACGCGAAAGTGGACGGACCAGGCCGGGCAAGAGCGGTACTCGACGGAAATCGTCGCAGACCAGATGCAAATGCTCGGCGGCCGCTCCGCCGGCGATCCTTCATCCAATGATGGTTTCGAGAGCCAGCGCCCTGCACGTCAAGAACGTTCGCAGCAGCCGCGATCCAGCAACCCTGCGCCGGCGAATCGCGAACCGCAATCGACGTCGTATGGGGGAGGTGGCGGGTTCGACGACGACGACATCCCGTTCCGTGGATTTCTGACGCGGCGCGAGTGGGCTGCGATCTGA
- a CDS encoding integrase domain-containing protein — MTVTVYVKGIVSDYPELPADFRSGLERIFTDNVNRVHSRTRVSAKPLSVKTQSFRLRRLCRSFVELRQIGFALQTPYALRKKHIEALVALWHKEGQSPGTIENKLTYFRAFTKWINKPTVVKTMSEYIDPDAHDFRRSYVATEDKSWDGRGIDAVKILEEIAKTEPVVAMQMKLQAAFGLRVEESFLLRPKDAVRKDGKLNVVHGTKGGRARVVPIEFKMDVLLEAAHHTNRSTGSTIPDGYKKTQWKDHFYTVLKRYGVTKSGLGVTCHGLRHQFLQQMFEKYAGVPAPIKRSDERADPALHREAMQAVVEAAGHSKAQKAGAYLSSYSVQRQLASPKLSVDKVRAAIAVTEGNISAAAKALGISRQKVYRTLAADKAGDLATGSSLAQ; from the coding sequence ATGACCGTAACCGTCTACGTGAAGGGCATCGTGTCCGACTATCCTGAGCTACCCGCCGACTTCCGGTCTGGTCTCGAGCGGATCTTTACCGACAATGTCAACCGAGTCCACAGTCGCACGCGTGTTAGCGCCAAGCCGCTATCAGTAAAGACGCAAAGCTTCCGACTGCGCAGGCTTTGCCGGTCGTTCGTCGAACTGCGCCAGATTGGTTTTGCGTTACAGACGCCATATGCGCTCAGGAAAAAGCACATTGAAGCTCTTGTGGCGCTGTGGCACAAGGAAGGGCAGAGTCCTGGGACCATCGAAAACAAACTGACGTACTTCCGCGCGTTCACCAAGTGGATTAACAAGCCCACCGTGGTTAAGACGATGTCGGAATATATCGACCCCGACGCCCATGACTTCCGACGGTCATATGTTGCGACGGAAGATAAATCGTGGGACGGTAGGGGGATCGATGCGGTCAAGATCCTCGAAGAGATCGCGAAGACTGAGCCGGTAGTCGCAATGCAGATGAAGCTGCAAGCTGCATTCGGGCTAAGGGTCGAGGAGAGTTTTCTCTTGAGGCCGAAGGACGCGGTCCGCAAAGACGGAAAGCTGAACGTTGTCCACGGCACGAAGGGCGGTCGTGCTCGTGTGGTGCCGATCGAGTTCAAGATGGATGTGCTACTTGAGGCTGCTCACCATACAAACCGGTCTACCGGCTCGACCATCCCCGATGGCTATAAAAAGACTCAGTGGAAAGACCACTTCTATACGGTTCTCAAACGCTATGGGGTGACGAAGTCTGGCTTGGGCGTTACGTGCCACGGCCTGAGGCATCAGTTCTTGCAACAAATGTTTGAAAAGTATGCTGGCGTTCCTGCGCCGATTAAGCGTAGCGACGAAAGGGCCGATCCGGCGCTCCATCGGGAAGCGATGCAAGCCGTGGTGGAGGCGGCCGGCCACAGTAAAGCGCAAAAGGCCGGTGCCTATCTGTCGAGCTATTCCGTCCAGAGGCAACTCGCATCACCGAAGCTCTCGGTCGACAAAGTACGCGCCGCGATTGCTGTGACAGAAGGCAATATTTCCGCCGCAGCCAAGGCTCTTGGCATTTCCAGGCAGAAGGTTTATCGGACGCTAGCAGCGGACAAAGCCGGGGACTTAGCGACGGGGTCATCGCTGGCGCAGTAG
- a CDS encoding Lar family restriction alleviation protein has translation MTDELFPCDHCGGKWAFGYSHRLLKRPSAPARDYLNADDSIAPEMNDMESRSLYAIPQEKVCCIYCEDCGMQTPWISIGNDRYAALDKAGEIWNARVRRPKANEGDLLKLVRKEISAVDAAYLIDLLSRNEDDWEKRGPIFQMLAKKIADSKITMSEFWPVDTVLNDAARYRKLQQLAKRIYIDGVASIQFPRIPATGGDEGSFENSVNLAVDDLPDRNRW, from the coding sequence ATGACTGACGAACTGTTTCCCTGCGACCATTGCGGCGGAAAGTGGGCCTTTGGATATTCCCACCGGTTACTGAAACGCCCGTCCGCACCCGCGCGTGACTATCTGAACGCTGACGACAGTATTGCGCCCGAGATGAACGACATGGAGTCGCGATCTCTGTATGCTATTCCTCAGGAGAAAGTCTGCTGCATCTACTGCGAAGACTGCGGAATGCAGACGCCTTGGATCTCCATCGGCAACGATCGCTACGCGGCACTGGACAAGGCCGGCGAGATCTGGAACGCCCGGGTGCGACGGCCCAAAGCCAACGAGGGCGATCTTCTGAAGCTTGTACGCAAAGAGATTAGCGCCGTCGACGCTGCGTACCTGATTGACCTACTGTCACGGAATGAAGACGATTGGGAGAAGCGCGGGCCAATTTTCCAAATGCTCGCGAAGAAGATCGCCGACAGCAAGATAACGATGAGCGAGTTCTGGCCGGTCGATACCGTCCTCAACGATGCAGCCCGCTATCGAAAACTTCAACAGTTGGCCAAACGCATTTACATCGACGGTGTCGCTTCAATACAGTTTCCGCGCATTCCGGCCACAGGCGGCGACGAGGGAAGTTTCGAGAACAGCGTCAACCTCGCTGTCGACGATTTGCCCGATCGAAACCGCTGGTGA
- a CDS encoding DUF1173 family protein, with product MTLVSFDGVTVALTEVQDNPAKYARALERARKTPGYAVCRCLPTSPTAPLRLVIRRYGSLFHLARWPDDGHRHNPKTCSFYRAASQPSRNSNDTLAAIRTIACGLDVKLNTSLSVRTVDRSTRQSSGAASGAMSRRAAPLLGFLQRVWEEAGLNEWAGAPSRGWGTCNAQLVSVLGDGKLNGKPMQDVFHVMRRYDVADGSCVLAEFQSFLDRITTTPAKSERGLLIAELRSVEPSKYGFVVKLRQTYETFFASKGVIESAADSFKPAWAMIGDASARVVALAVIERTKDDNLRIIDLALQLCNSAFLPCDSSFEVAMANRLVAERRRFVKPMRLEQGDAMLPDFRLTDTTVPTAIEVYGIQGNAQYVARKAEKQALYAREGAPCVEWIPPDDLASVQLPPAA from the coding sequence ATGACGCTCGTATCGTTTGACGGCGTAACCGTCGCGCTCACTGAGGTTCAGGACAATCCCGCAAAGTACGCGCGAGCGCTTGAGCGAGCCAGGAAGACTCCCGGGTACGCCGTCTGTCGCTGCCTGCCCACATCACCCACTGCGCCATTGCGTCTAGTGATCCGGCGTTATGGATCGCTCTTTCATCTTGCACGGTGGCCGGACGACGGTCACCGTCACAATCCGAAGACTTGCTCTTTCTATCGGGCGGCGTCTCAGCCATCTAGAAACAGCAACGACACGCTGGCGGCGATTCGGACCATCGCTTGTGGTTTAGACGTCAAGCTCAACACCTCGCTGTCTGTCCGCACCGTCGATCGATCTACGCGACAGTCATCTGGCGCCGCATCAGGGGCGATGTCGCGTCGCGCAGCGCCGCTGCTCGGCTTCCTTCAGCGAGTGTGGGAGGAAGCGGGTCTGAACGAGTGGGCAGGCGCGCCCTCTCGCGGCTGGGGTACGTGCAACGCGCAACTCGTTTCGGTGCTCGGTGATGGAAAGCTGAACGGCAAGCCGATGCAGGACGTGTTTCACGTCATGCGCCGATACGATGTTGCTGACGGTTCTTGTGTGCTCGCGGAGTTCCAGTCATTCCTTGATCGTATAACGACTACGCCCGCCAAGTCGGAGCGCGGACTTCTAATCGCCGAACTTCGCAGCGTCGAACCGTCGAAATACGGGTTCGTCGTCAAACTGCGCCAGACCTATGAGACGTTCTTCGCGTCGAAAGGAGTGATCGAGTCTGCAGCCGATTCCTTTAAACCGGCGTGGGCCATGATCGGCGACGCTAGCGCTCGGGTGGTGGCGCTAGCCGTCATCGAGCGGACGAAAGACGACAACCTCCGGATCATCGATTTGGCGCTGCAACTATGCAACAGCGCATTTCTGCCTTGCGACTCAAGCTTCGAAGTCGCGATGGCGAACCGCCTCGTCGCGGAGCGGCGACGATTCGTAAAGCCCATGCGGCTTGAGCAGGGAGACGCGATGCTGCCCGACTTCAGGCTGACCGATACGACCGTTCCCACGGCAATCGAGGTGTACGGGATACAAGGCAACGCTCAATACGTAGCGCGCAAAGCGGAAAAACAGGCGCTGTACGCGCGCGAAGGCGCGCCATGCGTGGAATGGATCCCGCCCGACGATCTGGCATCAGTTCAGCTTCCGCCCGCAGCTTGA
- a CDS encoding primase-helicase zinc-binding domain-containing protein: protein MNVKDVKLSPEQWIALLQKYGVPASSLTGKGAPCAICGGNDRFTYDNNRGRGDWVCRKCNDGDRKAGDGFELICKSAGMTFRELMIELEGGSLADVRQNRAQPGAPAPGRKVDPEWARKRLDSMWDRATLVGSDGLVPRYLRERVPGLTVAPSAALRMAMLDYRHEKKVIGQWPGILARFTLPDGRLGTLHRTFLERSKPAKASIVTNDGEILPAKLNDVTLHKLNGGAVRLMDPVDGEVGVAEGLETAYAAHMLFDVPVWYCLNRILLADFVVPDGLGIRVVHIFADFDAVDPRTGKSPGVDAALKLAKRLRAEGYTAMVHRPKKRETDFADEWFASQAAHRPAVAMVVRGDEREALHV, encoded by the coding sequence ATGAATGTAAAGGACGTCAAGCTGTCCCCGGAACAGTGGATTGCGTTACTCCAGAAGTATGGAGTGCCCGCAAGCTCATTAACCGGGAAGGGCGCACCCTGTGCCATCTGCGGCGGAAACGACCGCTTCACATACGACAACAACCGCGGCCGCGGCGACTGGGTCTGCCGCAAGTGCAACGACGGCGACCGAAAAGCCGGCGACGGCTTCGAGCTCATCTGCAAGTCCGCCGGAATGACCTTCCGCGAACTCATGATCGAACTCGAAGGCGGCAGTCTGGCCGATGTACGGCAAAACCGTGCGCAACCGGGGGCCCCGGCGCCTGGCCGAAAGGTCGATCCCGAGTGGGCGCGCAAGCGCCTCGACTCAATGTGGGATCGCGCGACGCTGGTCGGGTCCGATGGCCTCGTTCCGCGGTACCTGCGCGAGCGGGTGCCGGGTCTCACAGTGGCGCCGTCCGCGGCGCTGCGCATGGCGATGCTCGATTACCGCCACGAGAAGAAAGTTATCGGTCAGTGGCCGGGCATCCTCGCTCGCTTCACGCTGCCGGACGGCCGACTTGGAACGCTGCACCGCACGTTCCTTGAACGCTCGAAACCGGCGAAGGCGTCGATCGTCACTAACGATGGCGAGATCCTTCCGGCCAAGCTGAACGACGTGACGCTTCATAAGCTTAACGGCGGCGCAGTCCGGCTGATGGATCCAGTCGATGGCGAAGTTGGCGTCGCGGAAGGCCTCGAAACGGCGTATGCCGCGCACATGCTCTTCGATGTGCCGGTCTGGTACTGCCTGAATCGAATCCTTCTCGCCGATTTCGTTGTGCCGGACGGCCTCGGAATCCGCGTCGTTCACATCTTCGCGGACTTCGATGCGGTCGATCCCCGCACCGGCAAATCGCCGGGCGTCGATGCCGCATTGAAGCTGGCGAAGCGGCTGCGAGCTGAAGGCTACACGGCTATGGTTCACCGGCCTAAAAAGCGGGAAACCGATTTTGCGGACGAGTGGTTTGCATCGCAGGCAGCGCATCGCCCGGCCGTTGCAATGGTGGTGCGCGGCGACGAACGCGAAGCACTGCACGTCTAA